One Salvia splendens isolate huo1 chromosome 12, SspV2, whole genome shotgun sequence genomic window carries:
- the LOC121757830 gene encoding uncharacterized protein LOC121757830: MESPTATERRPRRLSRYKELVEDKYGLLSPYRRKFVFEDKETFDYKGWYDSDEEDDVDLQITDVHGTIKRFLQQVRDSGGYDLDCCPPSWFHVPFRPIDLAAAKQNDEAFYKEVIKAAHFAIREINAEMTDKCYELVEVERVVLTSTWTKLLTFSAKEEVMRNACADFESDSEVEGDATIKTIQAMVHECFDDSLELEQWRFKPLPVNSMEDSFFILLLISFH, encoded by the exons ATGGAAAGCCCAACGGCGACAGAACGCAGACCGCGGCGGCTGAGCCGGTACAAAGAATTGGTGGAAGACAAATACGGTTTGCTTTCTCCCTACCGGAGAAAGTTCGTGTTTGAGGACAAGGAAACATTTGATTATAAGGGCTGGTACGATTCCGACGAGGAAGACGACGTCGATCTCCAAATCACCGACGTTCATGGCACCATCAAGAGATTCCTCCAACAAGTCCGCGACAGCGGG GGTTACGATTTGGATTGTTGCCCGCCTAGTTGGTTCCACGTTCCTTTCCGGCCAATAGATCTGGCTGCTGCAAAGCAGAACGATGAGGCATTTTATAAAGAAGTGATCAAAGCAGCACACTTTGCAATCCGCGAGATCAATGCTGAGATG ACGGACAAATGTTACGAGCTTGTGGAAGTAGAAAGAGTGGTGTTGACATCGACGTGGACGAAGCTTCTGACTTTTAGTGCAAAGGAAGAAGTCATGAGGAATGCTTGTGCTGATTTTGAGTCAGATTCAGAGGTTGAAGGTGATGCAACCATCAAGACTATTCAGGCAATGGTGCATGAATGTTTTGATGACTCTTTAGAACTTGAACAGTGGAGGTTTAAACCACTTCCTGTTAATTCTATGGAGGATTCATTCTTTATCCTACTTCTAATTAGTTTCCATTAA
- the LOC121758837 gene encoding zinc-finger homeodomain protein 5-like has translation MSLSGGEDKEIMNPTSGGASRPKPANPRFSYRECLKNHAANIGGNVTDGCGEFMPGGDEGSLEALNCAACSCHRNFHRKDLHQQPSGSAMVHPLQLTPPLPHRAAANWSGAAAMQPVRMAFGGGGGGDSSSEELNFSAFHLNAVAPAPPQKRFRTKFTAAQKEKMLEFAEKVGWRIPREDDAEMQRFCAETGVKRQVFKVWMHNNKTISSSSNKTTTIFPNVN, from the coding sequence ATGTCATTAAGTGGTGGTGAAGACAAGGAAATCATGAACCCGACTAGCGGAGGCGCCTCCAGACCGAAGCCCGCCAACCCGAGATTCAGCTACCGCGAGTGCTTGAAGAACCACGCCGCTAACATCGGCGGCAACGTCACCGACGGCTGCGGCGAGTTCATGCCCGGCGGCGATGAGGGCTCCCTCGAAGCCCTCAACTGCGCCGCCTGCTCCTGCCACCGCAACTTCCACCGCAAGGACCTCCACCAGCAGCCCTCCGGGTCGGCGATGGTCCACCCGCTCCAGCTCACTCCGCCATTGCCCCACCGCGCCGCCGCCAACTGGTCCGGCGCCGCGGCGATGCAGCCGGTCAGGATGGCcttcggcggcggcggaggcggagaTTCGTCGAGCGAGGAGCTGAACTTCAGCGCGTTCCATCTGAACGCGGTGGCGCCGGCCCCGCCGCAGAAGCGGTTCAGGACGAAGTTCACGGCGGCGCAGAAGGAGAAGATGCTGGAGTTCGCGGAGAAGGTGGGGTGGAGGATTCCTCGAGAAGACGACGCGGAGATGCAGAGGTTTTGCGCGGAGACGGGAGTGAAGAGGCAGGTTTTCAAGGTTTGGATGCATAACAATAAGactatttcttcttcttccaataAAACTACCACCATCTTTCCAAATGTAAATTAG
- the LOC121758844 gene encoding protein RADIALIS-like 3, whose translation MASSSMARGSSWTAKQNKQFEEALVMYEKDTTHRWHNIARACGKTVDEVRRHYEALEKDINNIETDRVPIPDYTPISTNRGYTNDHRLMMKNLKLK comes from the exons ATGGCATCGAGCTCGATGGCAAGAGGGTCGTCGTGGACGGCCAAGCAGAACAAGCAATTTGAGGAGGCTTTGGTGATGTACGAGAAGGATACAACCCACCGATGGCATAACATTGCAAGAGCATGTGGCAAAACGGTTGATGAAGTTAGGAGGCATTATGAGGCCTTAGAGAAAGACATCAACAACATTGAAACGGATCGAGTTCCTATACCCGACTACACACCCATCTCCACCAATAGAGGATACACCAACGACCACCG GCTTATGATGAAGAATCTAAAACTGAAGTGA